A genomic stretch from Narcine bancroftii isolate sNarBan1 chromosome 9, sNarBan1.hap1, whole genome shotgun sequence includes:
- the cdkn2aipnl gene encoding CDKN2AIP N-terminal-like protein — translation MEDGSSYRLRHQPLAGAGLRLAAARGGRWELAHGRSSSDCNMADELDDFLRQNREIADTVEGLRGLWESDKHWRARRDFLVRNLSDYRRDRMDDLIALSMVWSNHIFMGCRYNDELMEKVLEMADGVEVEDAPQFTTRDEIMKQGQ, via the exons ATGGAGGACGGCAGCAGTTACCGGCTGCGTCATCAGCCGCTCGCGGGGGCCGGGCTCAGACTGGCGGCCGCTCGCGGTGGCCGCTGGGAGTTGGCGCATGGTCGCTCCAGCAGCGATTGCAATATGGCGGATGAGCTGGACGATTTCCTCAGGCAAAACCGGGAGATAGCCGACACGGTCGAGGGGCTTCGGGGCCTGTGGGAGAGCGACAAACACTGGAGGGCGCGCAGGGATTTTTTGGTCAGGAACTTGTCCGACTATCGGCGGGATCGCATGGACGACTTGATCGCCCTTTCGATGGTCTGGTCCAACCACATCTTCATGGGCTGCCG TTATAATGATGAACTCATGGAGAAGGTgttggaaatggcagatggagttgaagTTGAAGATGCACCACAGTTCACTACAAGGGATGAGATAATGAAACAG GGGCAGTAA